A window from Felis catus isolate Fca126 chromosome B1, F.catus_Fca126_mat1.0, whole genome shotgun sequence encodes these proteins:
- the SAP30 gene encoding histone deacetylase complex subunit SAP30 isoform X3 → MNGFTPEEMSRGGDAAAAVAAVVAAAAAAAASAGNGAGAGAGAEVPGAGAVSAAGPPGAAGPGPGQLCCLREEGERCGRAAGNASFSKRIQKSISQKKVKIELDKSVDLYQLQVNTLRRYKRHFKLSTRPGLNKAQLVEIVGCHFRSIPVNEKDTLTYFIYSVKNDKNKSDLKVDSGVH, encoded by the exons ATGAACGGCTTCACGCCCGAGGAGATGAGCCGCGGCGGGGACGCGGCAGCCGCTGTGGCCGCCGTGgtcgctgccgccgccgccgccgccgcttcgGCAGGGAACGGGGCAGGGGCCGGCGCCGGGGCTGAGGTGCCGGGTGCCGGGGCCGTCTCGGCGGCTGGGCCCCCGGGAGCGGCAGGGCCCGGGCCCGGACAGCTGTGCTGTCTGCGGGAGGAAGGTGAGCGGTGCGGCCGTGCGGCAGGCAACGCCAGCTTCAGCAAGAGGATCCAGAAGAGCATCTCCCAGAAGAAGGTGAAGATCGAGCTGGATAAGAGC GTTGATTTATATCAATTACAAGTAAATACACTTCGGAGATACAAAAGACACTTCAAACTGTCAACCAGACCAGGACTTAATAAAGCACAACTTGTTGAG atagtTGGTTGCCACTTTAGGTCTATTCCAGTGAATGAAAAAGACACCTTAACATATTTCATCTACTCAGTGAAGAATGACAAGAACAAATCAGATCTCAAGGTTGATAGTGGTGTTCACTAG
- the SAP30 gene encoding histone deacetylase complex subunit SAP30 isoform X2: MNGFTPEEMSRGGDAAAAVAAVVAAAAAAAASAGNGAGAGAGAEVPGAGAVSAAGPPGAAGPGPGQLCCLREEGERCGRAAGNASFSKRIQKSISQKKVKIELDKSARHLYICDYHKNLIQSVRNRRKRKGSDDDGGDSPVQDIDTPEVDLYQLQVNTLRRYKRHFKLSTRPGLNKAQLVENLALLMSALFEVSMLSSHLEDAKTLVQHFT; encoded by the exons ATGAACGGCTTCACGCCCGAGGAGATGAGCCGCGGCGGGGACGCGGCAGCCGCTGTGGCCGCCGTGgtcgctgccgccgccgccgccgccgcttcgGCAGGGAACGGGGCAGGGGCCGGCGCCGGGGCTGAGGTGCCGGGTGCCGGGGCCGTCTCGGCGGCTGGGCCCCCGGGAGCGGCAGGGCCCGGGCCCGGACAGCTGTGCTGTCTGCGGGAGGAAGGTGAGCGGTGCGGCCGTGCGGCAGGCAACGCCAGCTTCAGCAAGAGGATCCAGAAGAGCATCTCCCAGAAGAAGGTGAAGATCGAGCTGGATAAGAGC GCAAGGCATCTTTACATTTGTGATTATCATAAAAACTTAATTCAGAGTGTTCgaaacagaagaaagaggaaagggagtgATGATGATGGAGGAGATTCACCTGTTCAAGATATTGATACTCCAGAG GTTGATTTATATCAATTACAAGTAAATACACTTCGGAGATACAAAAGACACTTCAAACTGTCAACCAGACCAGGACTTAATAAAGCACAACTTGTTGAG AATTTGGCCTTATTGATGTCTGCTTTATTTGAGGTGTCTATGCTTTCGTCACATCTAGAAGATGCAAAGACTCTTGTCCAACATTTTACGTAG
- the SAP30 gene encoding histone deacetylase complex subunit SAP30 isoform X1 yields the protein MNGFTPEEMSRGGDAAAAVAAVVAAAAAAAASAGNGAGAGAGAEVPGAGAVSAAGPPGAAGPGPGQLCCLREEGERCGRAAGNASFSKRIQKSISQKKVKIELDKSARHLYICDYHKNLIQSVRNRRKRKGSDDDGGDSPVQDIDTPEVDLYQLQVNTLRRYKRHFKLSTRPGLNKAQLVEIVGCHFRSIPVNEKDTLTYFIYSVKNDKNKSDLKVDSGVH from the exons ATGAACGGCTTCACGCCCGAGGAGATGAGCCGCGGCGGGGACGCGGCAGCCGCTGTGGCCGCCGTGgtcgctgccgccgccgccgccgccgcttcgGCAGGGAACGGGGCAGGGGCCGGCGCCGGGGCTGAGGTGCCGGGTGCCGGGGCCGTCTCGGCGGCTGGGCCCCCGGGAGCGGCAGGGCCCGGGCCCGGACAGCTGTGCTGTCTGCGGGAGGAAGGTGAGCGGTGCGGCCGTGCGGCAGGCAACGCCAGCTTCAGCAAGAGGATCCAGAAGAGCATCTCCCAGAAGAAGGTGAAGATCGAGCTGGATAAGAGC GCAAGGCATCTTTACATTTGTGATTATCATAAAAACTTAATTCAGAGTGTTCgaaacagaagaaagaggaaagggagtgATGATGATGGAGGAGATTCACCTGTTCAAGATATTGATACTCCAGAG GTTGATTTATATCAATTACAAGTAAATACACTTCGGAGATACAAAAGACACTTCAAACTGTCAACCAGACCAGGACTTAATAAAGCACAACTTGTTGAG atagtTGGTTGCCACTTTAGGTCTATTCCAGTGAATGAAAAAGACACCTTAACATATTTCATCTACTCAGTGAAGAATGACAAGAACAAATCAGATCTCAAGGTTGATAGTGGTGTTCACTAG